A genomic region of Chelmon rostratus isolate fCheRos1 chromosome 8, fCheRos1.pri, whole genome shotgun sequence contains the following coding sequences:
- the cers2b gene encoding ceramide synthase 2, whose protein sequence is MMSGLSEWFWQERLWFPEGLGWADLEDRDGRVYAKAHDLWVALPIALLFLIIRQIFERTVATPLASLLGVKETARLKAPHNPTLESYYCNTTKNPTQTSIASLCKQTGYSERQVQRWFRRRRNQDRPSLLKKFREASWRFTFYLLAFIAGLAALIDKPWLYDLKEMWEGFPVLTLLPSQYWYYMIELGFYSSLLFSVASDVKRKDFKEQIVHHVATILLISFSWCVNYIRAGTLIMLVHDSSDYLLESAKMFNYAGWRNACNYIFILFAAVFIITRLVIFPFRIIYCTWVYPVTIYEPFFGYYFFNGLLMILQCLHVFWAVLIIRIAVRFLTNNEKVDDERSDKDETDESEEEEEEEENKKDMKKNGPVQNGHTVHNNNHSKTE, encoded by the exons ATGATGTCTGGGCTGAGTGAGTGGTTCTGGCAGGAGCGGCTGTGGTTTCCAGAGGGCCTGGGCTGGGCCGACCTGGAGGATCGGGATGGACGAGTATACGCCAAAGCCCACGACTTGTGGGTGGCCCTGCCTATCGCCCTTCTATTCCTCATTATCCGTCAGATCTTTGAAAG GACGGTGGCTACGCCCCTGGCTTCTCTGCTCGGGGTGAAAGAGACGGCACGGCTCAAAGCCCCTCACAATCCCACACTGGAGTCCTACTACTGTAACACTACCAAAAACCCCACACAG ACTTCAATAGCAAGTCTTTGCAAGCAGACTGGCTATTCAGAAAGACAAGTGCAGCGATGGTTCAGGAGACGAAGGAACCAGGACAGACCCAGTTTGCTCAAAAAGTTTCGAGAGGCcag TTGGAGATTTACCTTTTACCTTCTTGCTTTCATTGCTGGCCTGGCCGCCCTCATCGAT AAACCTTGGCTGTACGACCTGAAGGAGATGTGGGAAGGCTTTCCTGTGCTG ACTCTCCTGCCATCTCAGTATTGGTACTACATGATTGAGCTGGGTTTCTACAGCTCTCTGCTCTTCAGTGTGGCTTCAGATGTCAAACGCAAA GACTTCAAGGAGCAGATTGTTCACCATGTAGCGACCATCCTCCTCATCAGCTTCTCCTGGTGTGTTAACTACATCCGTGCTGGGACTCTCATCATGCTGGTGCACGACTCCTCCGATTACCTCCTCGAG TCTGCAAAGATGTTTAACTATGCTGGGTGGCGAAATGCCTGCAACTACATCTTTATCCTATTTGCTGCAGTCTTCATTATCACTCGCCTTGTCATCTTCCCTTTccg GATTATTTACTGTACGTGGGTTTACCCAGTGACCATCTATGAACCTTTCTTTGGCTACTACTTTTTCAACGGACTTTTGATGATTCTGCAGTGTCTACATGTCTTCTGGGCTGTCCTCATCATACGCATAGCAGTCCGCTTCCTCACCAACAAT gaaaaagTGGACGATGAAAGGAGCGACAAAGATGAAACTGACGAatcagaagaggaggaggaagaagaggaaaataaaaaggacaTGAAGAAAAATGGACCAGTGCAGAATGGTCACACAgtacacaacaacaaccacagcaagacagagtga